In Xiphophorus hellerii strain 12219 chromosome 13, Xiphophorus_hellerii-4.1, whole genome shotgun sequence, the following proteins share a genomic window:
- the rpz2 gene encoding rapunzel 2, with protein MADAQQIKKTAAKVLCCVEKVSSFASSIDPIFGIVSSLVGVARKGLADDETHALDKDFQAIHAKLESISEKNNQCLRQIRVNEVNETYGKYEEYIKHQYNAFNNMVAQVKKDPDNAQVHMETFEKIYARDKSDLGLDVFYRGVMGVKTVFGRALLDVYFDNCKGDREIMERHCSHIAHLFHMGLIALMGFTAVTEDDEDEVREKWAKRVSEIQMKMEDVLKQCENNST; from the coding sequence ATGGCTGATGCTCAACAAATCAAGAAGACCGCAGCCAAAGTCCTGTGCTGTGTGGAGAAGGTGTCTTCCTTCGCCTCCTCCATCGACCCCATCTTTGGCATCGTCTCTTCTCTGGTTGGTGTGGCAAGAAAGGGCTTGGCGGATGATGAGACCCACGCCTTGGACAAAGACTTTCAGGCAATCCACGCCAAACTGGAGAGCATCTCCgagaaaaacaatcaatgcCTGAGACAGATCCGTGTCAACGAGGTGAACGAAACATACGGGAAGTATGAGGAGTACATCAAGCACCAGTACAATGCCTTCAACAACATGGTGGCCCAGGTGAAGAAAGACCCAGACAATGCCCAGGTGCACATGGAGACCTTTGAAAAGATTTATGCGAGAGACAAGTCAGATCTGGGCCTGGATGTGTTCTATCGCGGCGTGATGGGCGTAAAAACGGTGTTTGGAAGAGCTCTGCTGGATGTGTACTTCGATAACTGCAAGGGAGACCGCGAAATCATGGAGCGCCACTGCTCTCATATCGCGCATCTCTTCCACATGGGCCTCATCGCACTGATGGGGTTCACTGCTGTCACTGAGGATGATGAAGACGAAGTGCGCGAAAAGTGGGCCAAGAGGGTGTCTGAGATCCAGATGAAGATGGAAGACGTCCTCAAACAGTGTGAAAACAACTCGACCTGA
- the LOC116730650 gene encoding 1-phosphatidylinositol phosphodiesterase, with amino-acid sequence MFKLLPELVLLLGVVGFSFGAIQRPDYDDTPNPEFLNPSWMASIPDDQPLSVVTMPGTHNTMSLYGGVYAECQTWSLASQLRAGIRFLDVRVRHVNGNLTIHHGVSYQWAHFGQVLEGVFDFLHEYPSETVLMRVKEEFSETNNIYGAVVDFIHRYGHWDLLWHSRLVPTMAEARGKLIILQDFTGPDLGMRYGSLDIADAWKVPSLLNLEEKWQSVYKHLEAAPSGNMAQIFLTYSSGAGVFAHPRAVAKGINPQLYEYLQAKTDQNQRLGIICMDFPAAPIIQTIINFQLREVVKTNKTDVKRAIFYFRYMAKHFAANN; translated from the exons ATGTTCAAGCTGTTACCGGAGCTGGTGCTCCTGCTGGG agtcGTCGGGTTTAGTTTTGGAGCAATCCAGAGACCCGACTATGACGACACTCCAAACCCTGAGTTCTTGAACCCTTCCTGGATGGCCAGCATCCCTGATGATCAGCCGCTGTCTGTTGTCACGATGCCAGGAACGCACAACACCATGTCTCTGTATGGCGGCGTCTATGCAGAGTGTCAGACCTGGAGCCTGGCCTCCCAGCTCCGAGCCGGCATCCGTTTTCTAGATGTCCGAGTGCGTCACGTCAACGGGAATCTCACCATCCACCACGGAGTCTCCTACCAGTGGGCTCACTTTGGACAAGTGTTAGAGGGCGTGTTTGACTTCCTGCACGAATACCCAAGTGAGACGGTGCTGATGCGTGTGAAAGAGGAATTCAGTGAGACAAATAACATCTACGGCGCTGTGGTCGACTTCATCCATCGCTACGGCCATTGGGACCTGCTGTGGCACAGCCGCCTGGTGCCGACCATGGCTGAGGCCCGAGGGAAGCTCATCAtcctgcaggattttaccgGCCCAGATCTGGGAATGCGCTACGGTTCCCTGGATATAGCTGATGCCTGGAAG GTTCCCTCTCTGCTGAATTTGGAGGAGAAGTGGCAGAGTGTCTACAAACACCTGGAGGCCGCACCGTCAGGAAATATGGCTCAGATATTTCTAACCTACTCCAGTGGAGCTGGTGTGTTCGCCCACCCCAGAGCTGTCGCAAAGGGAATCAACCCACAGCTGTACGAGTACCTGCAGGCCAAGACTGACCAGAACCAGCGCCTTGGAATCATATGCATGGACTTCCCAGCTGCTCCTATCATCCAAACCATCATTAATTTCCAACTGAGAGAGGTCgtgaaaaccaacaaaacagaTGTGAAACGTGCAATTTTTTATTTCCGATATATGGCCAAGCATTTTGCAGCTAATAACTGA